CGCGTTTTCCCAGTCGTCGACGTCGCACGCAGCGACGAGCCTGGACGAGCTGCTCGACCAGACGCGCAGCGCCCGCCAGGCCCGCGAGCAGACCGATGCCGCGCGCGAGAAGGAGTTCCTCGCCAATCGTGATCACCAGGCCACGCTGCTCGCCGACGCCAACCGCGCCCGCGACGACGCCGAAGCGCGCAGCAAGGCCACGTCCGAGCAGTTCGATGCCAACGAGCGCACGCTCGCCGAAAAGCAGGACCTGCTGAACCAGCGCCTCGGCAGCCTCGGCGAGCTGTTCGGCGTCGTACGGCAGGTGGCCGGCGACACGACGCCGCTGATGTACAGCTCGCTCGTCAGCGCGCAGATCCCGAAACGCGACGAGTTCCTCGCGACGCTCGCCAGGAGCAAGGAGCTGCCGTCGATCGACCAGCTCGAGCGCATGTGGTTCGAGCTGCAGCGCGAGATGACCGAGAGCGGACGCGTCGTGCGCTTCCAGACTCCGGTCACCGGCGCCGACGGCACGGCGCGCAACGCCGAAGTGGTGCGCGTCGGTCCTTTCGTCGCGATGTCCAACGGACAGTACCTCAATTTCATGCCCTCGCTCGGCACGCTGGCCGTGCTTCCGCGCCAGCCCGCGGCCAGCCTCGTCGACCTCGCGATGAAGATCCAGCACACGACCGGCGGCTACACCGAGGCCGCGATCGATCCGTCGCGCGGCGCGCTGCTTTCGATGCTGGTGCAGCGGCCGACGGTGATCGAGCGCATTCGCAAGGGCCAGGAAGTGGGCTACCTGATCATCGCCGTCGGGCTCATCGGCCTCGCGCTGGCGATCTACCAGGCGATCTATCTCCTCGCCGTGCGCTCGCGGGTGCGGCGCCAGCTTGCCGACATTGCGTCGCCGGCAGCGGACAATCCGCTCGGCCGCGTGCTCGGCGCGGTGCGCACGAGCCCATCGACGATCGAGGAGGACGCCGAGGTCGTCGAGCTTCGCGTTTCCG
This region of Candidatus Binatia bacterium genomic DNA includes:
- a CDS encoding MotA/TolQ/ExbB proton channel family protein, with product MMRRTAALAAAIAMAVAFSQSSTSHAATSLDELLDQTRSARQAREQTDAAREKEFLANRDHQATLLADANRARDDAEARSKATSEQFDANERTLAEKQDLLNQRLGSLGELFGVVRQVAGDTTPLMYSSLVSAQIPKRDEFLATLARSKELPSIDQLERMWFELQREMTESGRVVRFQTPVTGADGTARNAEVVRVGPFVAMSNGQYLNFMPSLGTLAVLPRQPAASLVDLAMKIQHTTGGYTEAAIDPSRGALLSMLVQRPTVIERIRKGQEVGYLIIAVGLIGLALAIYQAIYLLAVRSRVRRQLADIASPAADNPLGRVLGAVRTSPSTIEEDAEVVELRVSEAVLREVPRLERFQAFLRLAVAAGPLLGLIGTVIGMIITFQSITESGSSDPRLMANGIGQAMIATVLGLGVAIPLLFLNAGLSSLSRAIVQILDEQSTGLLAESLERARGPRHA